Proteins found in one Maridesulfovibrio sp. genomic segment:
- the radC gene encoding DNA repair protein RadC: MNDKPHYHGHRQRLKEKLGKNATGLADYEILELVLAQVLPRRDTKPLAKELLAEFGSLGKVFRAPEEQLKKFKGIGPGVLIFFTLMRELRTRIAEEPMKEPESLSSPEAVRKAAMARIGNLSKEEFWIALVNNRNKVICWDRLSEGTVDKTAVYPREVVALALRHNASGVILTHNHPGGDPSPSPEDTERTMEIAALCQDMEIRLLDHVIVTADRFHSFKDAGYL, encoded by the coding sequence ATGAATGATAAACCTCATTACCACGGTCACCGCCAGCGGCTTAAAGAAAAACTCGGAAAGAACGCGACAGGTCTTGCCGATTATGAAATATTGGAGCTGGTATTAGCTCAGGTTCTGCCGAGAAGGGACACCAAACCCCTAGCCAAAGAGCTGCTTGCAGAATTCGGTTCACTTGGGAAAGTGTTCCGGGCCCCGGAAGAACAGCTGAAAAAGTTTAAAGGTATCGGGCCGGGGGTTTTAATTTTTTTTACGCTCATGCGTGAGCTCAGGACCAGAATAGCCGAAGAGCCCATGAAAGAACCGGAGAGTTTGTCCTCTCCGGAAGCTGTTCGAAAAGCAGCCATGGCCCGGATAGGAAATCTATCCAAAGAAGAATTCTGGATTGCACTGGTCAATAACCGTAACAAAGTGATATGCTGGGATAGGCTGTCAGAAGGAACTGTTGATAAGACGGCAGTGTACCCGCGTGAGGTTGTGGCACTGGCTTTACGCCATAACGCCAGCGGAGTGATTCTGACCCATAACCATCCCGGCGGGGACCCGTCTCCATCGCCTGAAGACACGGAAAGGACTATGGAAATAGCCGCTCTCTGTCAGGACATGGAAATACGTCTGCTGGACCACGTCATCGTAACAGCGGATCGGTTCCACAGCTTCAAGGATGCAGGATATTTGTAG
- a CDS encoding acylphosphatase, with protein sequence MTRSYHCVITGKVQGVFFRAWVNDQAVALGLTGWVRNLDENKTEVLLQGDEVKIAEMRTRLLVGPPLSRISDVKCEWMDHDNEHTEFEIR encoded by the coding sequence ATGACCAGAAGCTATCATTGCGTTATTACAGGTAAGGTTCAGGGAGTATTCTTTCGCGCATGGGTCAATGATCAGGCCGTCGCACTGGGGCTAACCGGCTGGGTGCGCAATCTGGATGAAAACAAGACCGAAGTGCTGCTTCAAGGCGACGAAGTAAAAATCGCCGAGATGAGAACCCGGTTGCTGGTAGGTCCTCCCCTTTCACGGATTTCCGATGTGAAGTGTGAATGGATGGATCACGATAACGAGCATACCGAGTTTGAAATCCGCTGA
- the lon gene encoding endopeptidase La, with translation MQHKSTSDAGNDQGLNKPPVSPLNVLHDAADLLEDAGSIPEDAYVDIPNTLPVLAVRDIVVFNYMILPLFVGREKSVNAVEAAMTGNRYVMILTQKDESVENPEHEDLYLSGTVCMIMRMLKMPDGRLKVLVQGVSRAKVKRFIGSEPFHIAEIEAIPESDSGELDATQEALVRSSREQSEKILTLRGISSTDIMSVLNNVDEPGRLADLIASNLRMKVDVAQSILECEKPVERLTLVNTQLTQEVEVASMQNKIQSMAKEGMDKAQKDFFLREQLKAIKKELGESTDEAEEAEEIRAAIAKAKMPKEVRKEAEKQLRRLEVMHPEASEATVIRTYLDWMIEIPWAKQSRDRLDIIDAKKILDEDHYDLEKVKERILEYLSVRKLNPSMKGPILCFVGPPGVGKTSLGRSIARSLKRKFHRMSLGGMRDEAEIRGHRRTYIGSMPGRIIQAIKQCGTRNPVIMLDEIDKLGSDFRGDPSSALLEVLDPEQNNSFTDHYLNVPYDLSKVMFICTANVLDSIPRPLLDRMEVIRIPGYTEYDKINIAKRYILGRQCKENGLKESEMIMADEIIGKIIKEYTREAGLRNLEREVGSVCRKLARKKAEGEKGPFEVTADNLHKYLGIPKHLEDEKESELPAGVALGLAWTPVGGTVLHVEVSAMPGKGKQLLTGQLGDVMKESAQAAVSFARRHAEEYGISPKFHEEQDLHIHVPDGATPKDGPSAGVTLVTALVSALTGIPTNPELAMTGEISLRGRVLPVGGIKEKILAAVSLGMKRVLIPSQNQKDLEDIPEELLKDIEITPIERIDEVWPIAKTK, from the coding sequence ATGCAACATAAGTCCACATCGGATGCAGGCAATGATCAGGGCTTGAACAAGCCGCCTGTTTCACCGCTGAATGTTCTTCATGATGCCGCAGATCTGCTTGAAGACGCAGGCTCCATCCCCGAAGACGCCTATGTGGATATCCCCAACACACTTCCGGTACTGGCTGTGCGGGATATTGTTGTCTTCAACTACATGATCCTGCCGCTCTTCGTGGGCCGGGAAAAATCTGTAAACGCTGTTGAAGCTGCCATGACCGGCAACCGCTATGTCATGATCCTGACCCAGAAGGACGAAAGTGTTGAAAACCCCGAGCACGAGGATCTTTACCTTTCCGGAACAGTGTGCATGATCATGCGCATGCTCAAGATGCCCGATGGCCGCTTGAAAGTGCTGGTACAGGGAGTTTCACGGGCAAAGGTAAAAAGATTCATCGGTTCGGAACCCTTCCATATCGCTGAGATTGAAGCCATTCCCGAATCTGATTCCGGCGAACTTGATGCCACACAGGAAGCACTGGTCCGTTCTTCACGTGAGCAGAGTGAAAAAATCCTGACCCTGCGCGGAATTTCTTCAACCGACATTATGAGTGTACTCAACAATGTCGATGAACCCGGGCGTCTCGCCGATCTTATTGCATCGAATCTGCGCATGAAAGTTGATGTGGCCCAGTCCATCCTTGAATGCGAGAAGCCGGTTGAGCGGTTGACTCTGGTCAACACCCAGCTCACACAGGAAGTTGAAGTGGCTTCCATGCAGAATAAGATCCAGTCCATGGCCAAGGAAGGAATGGATAAGGCTCAGAAAGATTTCTTTTTACGAGAACAGCTCAAGGCCATCAAAAAAGAACTTGGTGAATCCACGGATGAAGCCGAAGAGGCCGAAGAAATACGGGCCGCAATAGCTAAAGCGAAAATGCCCAAGGAAGTACGCAAAGAAGCTGAGAAACAGCTGCGCCGCCTCGAAGTCATGCACCCTGAGGCATCAGAAGCTACAGTCATCCGTACCTACCTTGATTGGATGATAGAAATTCCGTGGGCTAAACAGTCCCGTGACCGGCTTGATATCATCGATGCCAAAAAAATCCTTGATGAAGACCATTACGACCTTGAGAAGGTCAAGGAACGCATCCTGGAATATTTGAGTGTGCGCAAGCTCAACCCGTCCATGAAAGGACCTATCCTTTGTTTTGTGGGCCCTCCCGGTGTCGGTAAGACTTCGCTCGGCCGATCTATCGCCCGCAGCCTGAAACGCAAGTTTCACCGTATGTCCCTCGGCGGAATGCGTGATGAAGCTGAAATTCGCGGTCATCGCAGAACCTACATCGGTTCCATGCCCGGCCGCATCATTCAGGCCATCAAACAATGCGGTACCCGTAACCCGGTGATCATGCTTGACGAAATCGACAAGCTCGGTTCCGATTTCCGGGGCGATCCCTCTTCCGCTCTGCTGGAAGTACTGGACCCGGAACAGAATAACTCGTTCACCGATCATTACCTTAACGTGCCCTATGATCTTTCCAAGGTCATGTTTATCTGCACCGCCAACGTGCTGGATTCCATTCCCCGTCCCCTGCTGGACCGCATGGAAGTGATCCGCATTCCCGGCTACACAGAATATGACAAGATCAATATCGCCAAACGCTACATTCTTGGACGCCAGTGCAAGGAAAACGGCCTCAAAGAAAGCGAAATGATTATGGCTGATGAAATCATCGGCAAAATCATCAAGGAATACACACGGGAAGCAGGTCTTAGAAACCTTGAGCGTGAAGTTGGTTCCGTTTGCCGCAAACTGGCCCGTAAGAAGGCGGAAGGCGAAAAAGGCCCCTTTGAAGTAACTGCCGACAACCTGCATAAATATCTCGGTATTCCTAAACATCTTGAAGATGAGAAGGAAAGCGAACTACCCGCAGGCGTAGCTCTCGGACTCGCATGGACTCCGGTAGGAGGAACCGTGCTCCACGTGGAAGTTTCGGCCATGCCCGGCAAGGGCAAGCAGCTGCTGACCGGTCAGCTCGGTGATGTGATGAAAGAATCCGCACAGGCTGCGGTTTCCTTTGCCCGCCGCCATGCAGAGGAATACGGAATCAGCCCTAAATTCCACGAAGAGCAGGACCTGCATATCCATGTTCCTGACGGCGCTACTCCCAAAGACGGCCCGTCTGCGGGTGTTACCCTCGTAACCGCTCTGGTTTCCGCCCTGACCGGAATTCCGACCAATCCGGAACTGGCCATGACCGGGGAAATTTCCCTGCGCGGCCGCGTTCTCCCTGTCGGCGGAATCAAGGAAAAAATCCTCGCTGCGGTCTCACTGGGAATGAAAAGGGTATTGATACCCTCCCAGAACCAGAAGGACCTTGAGGATATCCCAGAAGAGCTGCTTAAAGACATTGAGATAACCCCCATCGAACGCATCGATGAAGTCTGGCCCATCGCCAAGACTAAGTAA
- a CDS encoding DMT family transporter, with protein MNTVKKLQPLKSVKPIQQVLTGAILISFSAVWVGLADVPATTSAFYRVFFGSLFLFLAAAFSGELKQISLKQVVPYSLCGFLFALDLYFWHESILLVGPGLATILGNCQVFIMALCGVLFLGEKLTRRFVFSLPIAIFGLLLLIGFNWAELSQSSIKGIMYGLLTALSYALFMLLLRRIQAQKEANLVYSPLLFISAFCAAFLAVPLLLTNASFAIPNLESFGSLLALGLFSQAVGWIMIATAMPKIPVSITGFVLLLQPFLSFLWDVLIFSRPTTLIHWLGVIVTLAAIYLGVSRKQS; from the coding sequence ATGAACACCGTAAAAAAATTACAACCATTAAAAAGCGTAAAGCCGATTCAACAGGTACTCACGGGAGCTATCCTGATTAGTTTTTCGGCTGTATGGGTCGGTTTAGCAGATGTTCCGGCAACAACATCTGCTTTTTATCGCGTTTTTTTCGGATCATTATTTTTATTCCTGGCTGCTGCTTTCTCAGGAGAGTTAAAACAAATAAGCTTAAAGCAAGTGGTGCCGTATAGCCTATGCGGATTTTTATTCGCGCTGGACTTATATTTCTGGCACGAGAGTATCCTTTTGGTCGGTCCCGGTCTGGCTACGATTTTAGGTAATTGTCAGGTTTTTATCATGGCTTTGTGCGGAGTATTGTTTTTGGGCGAAAAACTTACCAGAAGGTTTGTTTTCTCTCTACCAATCGCAATTTTTGGCCTGCTTCTCCTGATCGGTTTTAATTGGGCGGAACTTTCGCAATCGTCAATTAAAGGCATCATGTACGGACTGTTGACCGCACTTTCCTATGCGTTATTTATGCTGCTGCTGAGAAGAATTCAGGCACAGAAAGAAGCCAATCTTGTATACTCGCCGCTACTTTTTATATCCGCATTCTGCGCTGCTTTTCTGGCTGTACCTCTATTGTTAACCAACGCATCTTTTGCCATTCCAAACCTTGAATCTTTTGGATCACTGCTTGCGCTGGGTTTGTTCAGTCAGGCTGTAGGATGGATAATGATAGCGACAGCCATGCCAAAAATTCCAGTCTCTATCACCGGGTTTGTGCTCTTGCTTCAGCCATTCCTTTCATTTCTCTGGGATGTTTTAATTTTTTCCAGGCCGACAACACTTATCCACTGGCTGGGTGTTATAGTCACCCTTGCAGCGATATATCTGGGAGTATCACGGAAACAAAGCTGA
- a CDS encoding zinc ribbon domain-containing protein: MPIFEYKCADCGKEFEELVFNRDECPPCPECKSEKTGKLMSACKFKTGGGVPDYGSTDAAPAPAASTSSSSCSGCSGGDCSSCGS; this comes from the coding sequence ATGCCTATTTTCGAATATAAATGCGCTGACTGCGGCAAGGAATTCGAGGAGCTGGTTTTCAACCGCGACGAATGTCCTCCCTGCCCGGAATGTAAGTCTGAAAAGACCGGAAAACTTATGTCCGCCTGCAAGTTCAAAACCGGTGGCGGCGTACCTGATTATGGTAGTACTGATGCTGCTCCAGCGCCTGCGGCTTCTACCAGCAGCAGTTCCTGTTCCGGATGTTCCGGCGGTGACTGCTCTTCCTGCGGCAGTTAG
- the hemC gene encoding hydroxymethylbilane synthase, with protein MRKITIATRGSKLALWQANHISDLLREEYPGIEVQLLKIKTKGDKILDVPLAKVGGKGLFVKEIEEALLDGRADLAVHSMKDVPTELPEGLEVGIIPPREAETDTLLSVKYDSLESLPAGAVVGTSSLRRQSQVLTLRDDLKIESLRGNLDTRVRKLLDGEFDAIVVATAGLNRLNLSAPKSEILGPPTFLPAVAQGALGIEYRIEDTEIQDILAFIHDEVTARQVHAERGFLTGLDGGCQVPIAAWSQLDGDQVKLTGFVADIDGSSPIRMEKSGPAEDAWNIGTALAEEVLAAGAKEILDRVYDKC; from the coding sequence ATGAGAAAAATAACCATCGCAACCCGCGGCAGCAAGCTCGCCCTCTGGCAGGCAAACCACATTTCCGATCTTCTGCGCGAAGAGTATCCCGGAATAGAAGTTCAGCTGCTCAAGATAAAAACCAAAGGCGACAAAATTCTTGACGTTCCACTTGCAAAAGTGGGCGGCAAAGGCCTTTTCGTAAAAGAAATCGAAGAAGCACTGCTCGACGGTCGGGCCGACCTCGCCGTACACAGCATGAAGGATGTCCCTACCGAACTGCCGGAAGGTCTCGAGGTGGGCATCATTCCCCCCCGTGAAGCTGAAACCGACACCCTGCTTTCCGTGAAATACGATTCACTGGAAAGCCTGCCCGCCGGTGCGGTTGTCGGAACAAGCAGCCTGCGCCGCCAATCACAGGTGCTGACCCTGCGTGACGATCTGAAAATCGAATCCTTGCGCGGCAATCTTGATACCCGCGTGCGCAAACTTCTTGATGGAGAATTTGACGCTATCGTAGTTGCCACAGCAGGACTCAACAGACTCAATCTTTCCGCTCCCAAGAGTGAAATTCTCGGCCCCCCGACCTTTCTGCCCGCGGTGGCACAGGGAGCTCTAGGAATCGAATACCGCATTGAAGACACCGAAATACAAGATATTCTCGCCTTCATTCATGATGAAGTCACCGCCCGTCAGGTTCACGCTGAACGCGGTTTCCTGACCGGTCTGGACGGAGGATGTCAGGTTCCCATCGCGGCATGGTCCCAGCTTGATGGGGATCAGGTTAAACTGACCGGCTTTGTCGCTGACATTGACGGTTCCAGCCCAATCCGCATGGAGAAATCCGGCCCCGCCGAAGATGCGTGGAACATCGGAACCGCCCTTGCTGAAGAAGTACTGGCCGCAGGAGCCAAAGAAATTCTCGATCGCGTTTATGATAAATGCTGA
- a CDS encoding helix-hairpin-helix domain-containing protein, which translates to MINADPAILKQFQTIPGVGSSIAKDLWNLGYRSLSEIRDENPDDMYERLEELAGCHVDRCMLYVFRCAVYCVSNEYRDPELEKWWNWKD; encoded by the coding sequence ATGATAAATGCTGATCCGGCAATCCTGAAACAGTTCCAGACAATTCCGGGAGTAGGCAGCTCAATTGCCAAGGACCTTTGGAATCTGGGCTACCGTTCCCTTTCCGAAATCAGGGACGAAAACCCGGACGACATGTACGAACGGCTGGAAGAACTGGCCGGCTGCCATGTGGACCGCTGCATGCTTTATGTTTTTAGGTGTGCGGTTTATTGTGTAAGCAATGAATACCGGGACCCGGAACTCGAGAAATGGTGGAACTGGAAGGATTGA